The Seleniivibrio woodruffii genome window below encodes:
- a CDS encoding HEAT repeat domain-containing protein: protein MAYNFTRYGDFLKIMVEQDAPYKDLEDAARKIPELTETKKISLDLKNCYYIQSKALAAMIAMKKNAAKIGAEFSVTNVCDNVYQVMEMANLSSYFTIEEDFSSYTPDELMEKFFQPDYADRVSDFIASSYSDEFRRKLLEILEMQEPELKFYAVLTMGKAHDYSAEEKIKQELSSDVPLVVKAAVLVLGWFGDTASKEKIYEVLESGAEELTEAAAASIALLSDESDAARLGKLLSSPSKTIRTAAIQALTLINDDTCFELLKNSLETESDDDVKAMLIRAVSSFNRGGVSDILIKWLDSKSIKIREASASGLAKIKAKDKLEDIISRITDNDAWVGYFAVKACGEICSASEAGRLMESYDMVDENVKLAIVEALGKIPGDFSDFYMSILDNGNEDIRKEVLISLFNDNRAYALPAASNLFVNDSSWLVRYKALEILEQIRPEGFKDLLRTRLVAEDNKYVKDKIQSVLEVL from the coding sequence ATGGCTTATAATTTCACCCGTTACGGTGATTTCCTCAAAATAATGGTTGAGCAGGACGCACCCTATAAAGACCTTGAAGATGCGGCCAGAAAGATTCCCGAGCTGACAGAAACGAAAAAGATCAGTCTCGACCTGAAAAACTGCTACTACATCCAGAGCAAAGCTCTGGCGGCCATGATAGCAATGAAAAAGAACGCTGCGAAGATAGGCGCCGAATTCAGCGTCACAAACGTCTGCGACAACGTTTATCAGGTAATGGAGATGGCGAACCTGTCATCATACTTCACCATTGAAGAGGACTTCTCCTCATATACACCCGACGAGCTGATGGAAAAATTCTTTCAGCCCGATTATGCCGACCGTGTGTCGGACTTTATAGCTTCCTCCTATTCCGATGAATTCCGCAGGAAGCTCCTTGAAATATTGGAGATGCAGGAGCCGGAGCTTAAGTTCTATGCTGTCCTTACCATGGGAAAAGCCCACGACTACAGCGCAGAGGAGAAGATCAAACAGGAGCTTTCCAGCGACGTTCCGCTGGTTGTGAAGGCTGCTGTGCTTGTTCTTGGCTGGTTCGGCGACACTGCAAGCAAAGAGAAGATCTACGAAGTGCTTGAGTCAGGCGCAGAAGAGTTGACCGAGGCCGCTGCGGCTTCAATAGCACTTCTCAGCGACGAATCGGATGCGGCTCGTCTGGGCAAACTGCTCTCAAGTCCCAGCAAGACCATCCGCACAGCCGCAATTCAGGCGCTGACTCTGATAAACGACGATACCTGTTTCGAGCTTCTTAAAAACTCCCTTGAAACGGAATCCGACGACGATGTTAAAGCCATGCTTATCCGTGCCGTATCCTCCTTCAACAGGGGCGGGGTTTCGGATATCCTCATAAAATGGCTGGACAGCAAATCCATCAAGATCCGGGAGGCATCCGCAAGCGGCCTTGCAAAAATAAAGGCTAAGGACAAACTTGAAGATATAATCTCACGGATCACAGATAACGACGCATGGGTTGGCTACTTTGCCGTGAAAGCCTGCGGCGAGATATGCTCCGCATCAGAGGCCGGAAGACTCATGGAAAGCTACGACATGGTTGACGAAAACGTTAAACTGGCCATAGTGGAGGCTCTGGGCAAGATTCCCGGAGATTTCAGCGATTTCTACATGAGCATTCTGGACAACGGAAACGAGGACATCAGAAAAGAAGTTCTGATTTCGCTCTTCAACGACAACAGAGCCTATGCACTGCCCGCTGCTTCGAACCTTTTTGTGAACGATTCAAGCTGGCTGGTGCGCTATAAGGCACTTGAAATTCTTGAGCAGATCCGTCCGGAGGGCTTCAAAGACCTGCTTAGAACCAGACTGGTTGCCGAAGACAATAAATATGTCAAAGACAAAATTCAGTCTGTACTGGAAGTATTATGA
- a CDS encoding STAS domain-containing protein: MFEVQDNGGKKVVFVKGEVNAQTGSELKKGILDLFNSSSCVVVSFKGVVYMNSSGLREIIDLLKSVNKLKKELKLCEMSADIREMFTFTGLDKVFKIYDTQAQALG; encoded by the coding sequence ATGTTCGAAGTTCAGGATAACGGCGGAAAAAAAGTTGTATTTGTTAAAGGCGAAGTGAACGCCCAGACAGGAAGCGAACTGAAAAAAGGCATACTCGACCTTTTCAACTCGTCTTCTTGCGTTGTTGTTTCTTTCAAGGGCGTTGTTTACATGAACAGCTCCGGCCTGAGAGAGATCATCGACCTGCTGAAAAGCGTCAACAAACTTAAAAAAGAACTTAAACTCTGCGAAATGTCAGCAGATATCAGAGAAATGTTCACCTTCACAGGTCTGGACAAAGTATTTAAAATTTACGACACGCAAGCCCAAGCGCTGGGGTAG